From the genome of Nitrospira sp. SG-bin1:
GTACATCTGTTTGACGACGATGAGGTAGTAGTACATCGATATCACGATGTTGATCAGTCCCACGGCGATCAGTACATAGAGCCCCTCTTTGATGGCCGCGACGAAGATGTAGAGTTTGCCGATAAACCCGGCCAGCGGCGGCACACCGGCCAGGGACAGGAGGAACAGCAACATCGAGAACGCCAGAAACGGTGACCGTCTGTTCAAACCACGGTAGTCTTCGATTTCGTCTCGCCCAATGGCTTGGCTGACCGCGATCACGACGGCGAAGGCTCCGATATTGGCGAACAGATAGGCGAGAAGATAGAACAGAATGGCATCGCTTCCCATTTTGGTGCCTGCCGCAAGCCCGATCAACACATTCCCTACTTGAGCAATGCCCGAATAGGCCAGCAACCGTTTGATGTTGCGTTGGGCAATGGCCACGATATTGGCGTAGGTCATCGATAAGATCGACACCGCCACCAATAAGGACACCCATAACGGCTTGAACGTGCCCAACGCCACCAGGAAAATGCGGAGCAAGATCGCAAAGGCCGCCGCTTTTGGGGCGATCGACAAAAAGGTCGTTATGGGAGTCGGAGCTCCGTGGTAGGTATCGGGAATCCAGGCGTGAAATGGGACGGCGCCGATTTTAAATCCCAGAGAAGCAAAGATCAGCAGAAAGCCGATGATTAAACCGGGTGTCGCCTGGGCCGTCGTCATGTCTGAAAAGACTAGCTTGCCGGTTTCTCCGTAGACGAGGCTAATCCCGTAGGCCAGTAACCCCGCGGCAAAGACGCCCAAGATAAAAAACTTGAGCCCGCCTTCGTTTGAAGCCAAATCATCACGCAGATACGACACCAGCACATAGAAGCCAAGCGTAGCAAACTCCAGGCTGACGAAGACCGACAATAGATCGTTGGCGGAGGCCATGAACATCATGCCGAGTGCCGCCATGACGACGAGACAGTAATATTCCCCTCGGAATAGCGTGAATCGATTGACGTACTCGATCGAAGCGAGGATGACGAGAATCGTCGCGGCTAGGATAAAGATTTTGAAAAAGATCGCCATGCGATCCAGCACGAACATGTTGCCGAAGAGGGTGCCGGAAATATGATTGAGGTCGAACCAGCCCAAACATCCGAGTGTGACTGCCAGACCGGCCACACTAAGATAGGCCAGTCGCTCCTTGGGGAGGCGCGGAAGAGAGAAATCGACGATGAGGACCACGCAAAGCCAGCAGGTCAGAACAATTTCCGGCAATAAGAGCAGAAGATCGGAGAAGGCGAGGTTCAGCGAGAATGTCATTCGCTCATCCTCCCTGAAACATCCGTAGGCAGGCGTGGGAGCTTGTTGGCGGCAATCGAAGCACCCTCCGGTGTTTCAAGGATGATGTCCTCCCGCCCCGTTCCTACCCCGTCATCGTCGGTTTGGGCAACAGGAACCACCTGCGTAATCCTCGCAACCAACGGATCCACCCCGGAACGAACCACTTCGTACAAATGCATCGGAAAAATCCCAAACCCGATGCTGATCGAAATCATGATCAATAAGGGCAGGCGATCGACCGGAGAAATCGCATCATGCGCATGACTGTACTTTTGATTCATCGGCCCGTAAAAAAGTCCGCGCATCATTTTGAACAGGTACGCCAAAGTCAGCACGATACCTAACATCGCAACAATGACTTGCAGAGGGTACTTGTTCCAACTGCCGACGATGATCATGATTTCCGCGATAAAATTCACCGTACCCGGCATCCCGATCGACGCCATACAAGCGACGATGAAACATGCTGAAATGAATGGCATTTTGTTCGAGAGACCGCCCAAGGAGGGGATGTCGCGCGTATGGGTCTGATCATAGACCCACCCAGCCATCGCGAAGAGCATGCCGGTCGCCATCGCATGGGCGAACATGTAGATGACGGCGCCGCTCAAGCTAATGTAATTCAACGCCGCCATACCGAGAAATACATAGCCCATGTGACTGGAACTGGAATAGCCGATCACGTATTTTGTGTCTTTGGCGTAAAACGCTACGAAGCCGCCGTAAATGATGCTGAACATGCAAAGAACGGCCGCGATCGGCATCAGCTCCCTGGTCGTTTCAGGGAGAATTTCGAAGGCCACCCGGATAATGGAAAAATGCCCCAGCTTCATCAAGACCCCCGCATGAAGCATGCTCGTGGCCGCAGGGGCGGCTGCATGGCCGACCGGAGACCACGAGTGCAGGGGCCATAGCGGAGCGATCGAGGCAAAACCGAAGAACACCAATACCCAGATGATCTTGTCCAGCGTTGTGCCAAGCATCGGGATATTCATGAGATTCGCCTGTTCACGCAACACCAGAATATCGAAGGTGTTCAGGCCGGAATATTTATAGATCAGGAGAATGCCCATGAGCGCAACGACGGCGAACGCGGACAGAAACAGCACCAGTTTCATCGCCGCATATTCTTTGCTGTTCGATCCAAAATTCAGGATGAAACCGACCGAGTCACGCAGTTTGAGCCCCTCGGGGTCGGTCATCTCCAAATACTTCTTGGTGTGGCTGCCCCACATGCCCAACAACAAATACATCGGAATGACGGACATCTCGTAGAAGAAATAGAGGAAGAACAAGTCGAGGGACATGAACACGCCGATCGTGGCGGCAGCCAAAATCAGCAGCCAGATGTAAAACTCCTTCGTCCGGTCCTTGATGTGCCACGAGACGAAGATGCCGGCGAACAGCAAGATCGTCGAGGCCAAAACGAGCGGGGTCCCGATTCCATCGACGCCGAGGTATAATGAAATGCCGAGCTGCCTGGACCACTCGAACTTTTGGACAAACTGGAATCCGCCCTTCACCGGATCGTATGCGTAAAAGAGATAGAGCGACGCGATCAGCGACACAAACGCCGCACTGGCGGCGACGCTTCGCACGAGCAATGGCTGTCGATTGGAGATAAAAATCAACGCCAAGGCCCCCGCAAACGGGGCAAACAGGATATAGAGCAGTGTGGACTCTCCCATTGCGCGACCTAATACCTTCTTCCGGATTGGCTGGCTTCGAGTGACACCCTGGTCTCCTGAGAAACTCGATCAACGAGTGCTTGAACGGATCCATTCATGATTCGTAAGAACGGCGATGGATAGAGCCCAATCCAGAGAATCATGATGGACAGTGACACGACAATGATCTTCTCGCGCGGTTGCAGGTCGCTCATCGTCCCCTTCACTGCAGCACCCAACGGACCCATCATTGAACGTTCGTAGTACCACAGAAAGTATGCAGCGCCGAAAATCACCCCCAGAACTGCAATGGCACCGAACCACCATTTGGCTTTGAACGCCCCCAGCAGGATGAGAAACTCGCCGACAAAACCGTTGGTGCCCGGAAGCCCGATCGACGCCAACCCGATAATGAGGAAGAAGGTCGCCAGAAGAGGAACTTGTTTCGCCATCCCTCCGAACGCGGACAACTGAGTCGTCTGCTGCCGAGAGTAGAGAAACCCGGCGATAAAGAAGAGCCCTGCGGTGCTGAAGCCCAGATTGATCATCGTCAGCAAGCCGCCCTGCAAACCTTGATAGTTCAGAGCGAACAATCCCACCACGACAAAGCCAAGATGGCTGACGCTGCTATAGGCCAACAACCGCCGAAAATCGGCTTGGACCAAAGCCATCCACGCTCCATAGAGAATCGCGCAGAGCCCGAGCACGATCACAACCATGACAACCGTTTCGCTTTTCGACGCATCCGGAAGCAGGGGAATACTGAAACGCATAAAACCGAACGTGCCTAGTTTCAAACCCGCCAAGACCACGGCCATTCCAATCGGCCCTTCCAACAGTGCATCCGGCAGCCACGTGTGGAAAGGGAACACCGGTGCTTTGAACGCAAACCCCAGGAACATCAGCCAAAAGATGACGAGTTGCTGGGAGACCGGAATCGGTACCGTCAAGAGGTCGAGTAGATCAAACGAGTAGGTTTGATCCGTGTGATGCAGCGAAGCCCATTGATGGTAATTGATATTCAGCAATGCGATGCCGACCAGCATGAAGACGCTGCCCAACAGCGTATAAATGACGAACTTCAGCGCGGCATAGTGACGCTCGGCGCCCCCTCCCCACAGCTTGATGAGGAAGTAGCTGGGAATCAGCATGAGTTCCCAGAACACGAAGAACAGGATCAAATCCAGCGACACGAAGACGCCCATCGTCGTCGTTTCGAGCGCCAACAGACACATCATGTAGAGTTTGACTTGATGTCGGATCGTGTCCCACGAGTAGACCACCACCAAGACCGTCAGAAAGGCCGTGAGCCCGACGAACAAGACGCTGATCCCATCGACGGCGAGGTGGTAGCTGATGCCTAACGCCGGAATCCATCGGACACGTTCAGTGAATTGCATGGCGGCCGTTTCCGGCACAAACCGCAGTAAGACAAACACCGCGAGGGCAAGCTCCACCAGCGCGATGGTGAGAGCTGAGGTCCGGACCATGTCTTCTTCGTCGAACAGCCACAATACGGCCGCCCCGACAACGGGGAGGAATAAAATACAGGACAGAATCGGGAATCCAGCTGTGAGTTCTTCGAGCATAACCGCAGTCCGGTCTGGTGACGACTACATCTGAGCGAACAATTGGACGACGAGGACTAGGAGGAAGAGTCCCGCCACGATGATGGCGGCATAGTGATGGACCATTCCACTTTGCATCTTCCGGCCTTCGCGGGCCGCGAGATGGTTTCCATAGCCGATGACATTGAGTCCGGCGTAGACGACATATTTCTCGATCCATGTGGAACCGGAGGCCCCCCAGTCGGCGAGCCGTCCCACGCCACGCACGATACCGTCGATGATCCTACGATCGAACCAATCCAGTCCCGCTCCCAGACGTTTGAGCGGTTCGACAAGAAGACGATCGTAAAGTTCATCCACATAATACTTGTTCAATAAGATGCGATAGGCACCGGCAAACTTCTCCGCCCACCCGTCCGCCGTCATCGGGCTCACGGCATAGAGGAAATGTGCGAGTCCCCATCCGACCAAAGCAATGACAATCGCGATGCTCATCAACAATATCGTCAGGCCGGCACCGGCTTCCGGCTCATTCCCCGACCCCACGACTGGTCCCAAAAATCCATGGAGCCACCCATGCTCGGGAGGAAACCCCAAGATCAATCCGCCCACGATCGAAAGGAACGCCAGGACCACCAAGGGACCGACCATGATCATCGGCGATTCGTGCACGTGCTCGGCAGTATGATGATCCATGCGAGAAGCACCGTAGAACGTCAGATACGTCAAGCGGAACATATAAAACGATGTCATCAGCGCCCCGATGGCCGCCATGCCATAGAGCAGATAGTGATGATGAGTGAAGGCATGAGCCATAATTTCGTCTTTACTCCAGAACCCCGCTAAGGGAGGAAGCCCGGCAATCGCAACGGTGCCGATCAGAAACAACCGATTCGTCCATGGGATTCGGCTGCTCAGTCCGCCCATTTTTTGAATGTCCTGTTCACCCGAGAGGGCATGGATGACCGACCCAGCCGACAAGAACAACAACGCCTTGAAGAACGCGTGGGTCATGACGTGGAATACCGCCGCCGAATACGCACCGATCCCACAACCCAGAAACATGTAACCGAGCTGGCTTACGGTCGAATAGGCCAAGACGCGCTTGATGTCGGTCTGGACGAGTCCAATGGTGGCTGCAAACAAGGCGGTGCCTCCACCGACGAACGCCACGACCGACATCGCAAACGGAGAAAGGTCAAAAATCATGTGATTGCGGACAACCATATACACGCCGGCCGTCACCATCGTCGCCGCGTGGATGAGCGCGCTCACAGGCGTCGGACCTTCCATGGCATCGGGCAACCAGGTATGGAGGGGAAGTTGTGCGGATTTCCCGACTGCTCCGACGAGAAGACAGAGAGCTATGGCGGTGGCCATGTCGGGGGAGAGTTGTCCCACCTGAGCAAAGACCTTGGTATAGTCGAGGGTCTTGAAGTTGATAAAGACTAGGAAGATAGCGACGAGAAATCCCGCATCGCCGATCCGATTGACGACGAACGCTTTGGAGGCAGCCTTGGCAGCTGAGACCTTGTCGTAATAGTAGCCAATCAAGAGATAGGAACAGAGCCCGACACCTTCCCAACCGATAAAGAGCACCACATAGTTGTTCCCCATGACAAGCAGCAGCATGGAGACCATGAATAAATTCATGTAGGTGAAGAAGCGCGTGAACCCTGTTTCACCATGCATATAGCCGACGGAATAGACGTGAATGAGGAACCCCACGCCGGTGACAATCAGCAGCCAGGCACAGGTCAGAGGATCCACCAAGTAGGCGAAATTGATCGCGAGGTCGCCTCCGAAGATCCACTGGTAAACAACGACTTCATGCGAAGCTCCCGTGCGCATGACATCGGTGAAGACGCCGACCGTGCAGAGGAACGAGAAACCGACCGACCCCCAAGCCAATCGATGGGCGATATCATGAGAGTAGCGGTGTCCGAACAGTCCGTTCAGAAGGACGGCCAGCAGCGGAAAAACTGGAATCAATTTGATGAGAAGGTCTGTCAATTCAGACACAGTACCGTGCCATTCTGAGGATGCTTAGTTAGCCAACCATGCTGCACGGAGCCGGATCCTAAAGCGTACTCTTGGATGGTACGTTGAGGGGTACGAGCCACCGACTGCACCGTTGGATGTGAGGGCCCACATCCTGTTACCACTTTAATAGGTTCATTTCATCCACAT
Proteins encoded in this window:
- a CDS encoding NADH dehydrogenase — protein: MSELTDLLIKLIPVFPLLAVLLNGLFGHRYSHDIAHRLAWGSVGFSFLCTVGVFTDVMRTGASHEVVVYQWIFGGDLAINFAYLVDPLTCAWLLIVTGVGFLIHVYSVGYMHGETGFTRFFTYMNLFMVSMLLLVMGNNYVVLFIGWEGVGLCSYLLIGYYYDKVSAAKAASKAFVVNRIGDAGFLVAIFLVFINFKTLDYTKVFAQVGQLSPDMATAIALCLLVGAVGKSAQLPLHTWLPDAMEGPTPVSALIHAATMVTAGVYMVVRNHMIFDLSPFAMSVVAFVGGGTALFAATIGLVQTDIKRVLAYSTVSQLGYMFLGCGIGAYSAAVFHVMTHAFFKALLFLSAGSVIHALSGEQDIQKMGGLSSRIPWTNRLFLIGTVAIAGLPPLAGFWSKDEIMAHAFTHHHYLLYGMAAIGALMTSFYMFRLTYLTFYGASRMDHHTAEHVHESPMIMVGPLVVLAFLSIVGGLILGFPPEHGWLHGFLGPVVGSGNEPEAGAGLTILLMSIAIVIALVGWGLAHFLYAVSPMTADGWAEKFAGAYRILLNKYYVDELYDRLLVEPLKRLGAGLDWFDRRIIDGIVRGVGRLADWGASGSTWIEKYVVYAGLNVIGYGNHLAAREGRKMQSGMVHHYAAIIVAGLFLLVLVVQLFAQM